Below is a genomic region from Ketobacter sp. MCCC 1A13808.
TGCTTTCTATACCCACCATCATCGCAACCAATGGCGATGTTCATTATAACGACCACCATGTCCCCGCGGTCTGTAACCGCTTGCTGTTTCGGCGTGACCGTAACATCTGCATGTATTGCGGCGATCAATTTGGCGTAGAAAAGCTAACCAGGGACCACATCATTCCCCGCTCTCGTGGCGGTCAGGAGTCTTGGACCAATCTGGTGGCGGCCTGTCGTCGCTGTAATCAGCGCAAGGGCAATCACACTCCTGAAGAAGCCAACATGCCGCTGTTAGCCGTCCCCTTTAAACCCAATAAAATGGAATATCTGGCGTTGGCGAACAGAAACATTCTGGCCGATCAAATGAGCTTTTTGAGTTCCGGTTTTTCCAAACATATGAGGATGAATGCGTAACGCAGTTTGTACCATCCGAAGTTAGCCGATGATACGTTCAAAACGCTGAGTTTTGCCGGTGGATAAAGCTCAGCGTTTCATCAATGGAATAGGATATGGATTTTTTCTGCATAGCTTCTTCCAGGTAGTGAAAGGATTCTTCAATGTAATCCACATCGTACTTTTCAGTCAGGTGAGAGATGGCATACCCAAAGTGCAAATCGTATTGATCACCTAATGAATAATGCCATTTCTCCACACGCTCAATAATGCCTTCGGCTTCAAATTTATTATGTAACGGAAACACCAGCACGGTCACCTCGCCGGGCACTCCGGGTGTGGATGTTTTAAATGGAAAGACGGAAACACTGCTATTAAATAAAATACGCAGGCAATCACCCAACGCAATATAGTCCGGTCGCAGCGTTGTACGGTCCATTACGATGACGGACACGACCAATACACGCCCCATTTCGCTGTGCACCCGCCGGTCCAGGTCACGTATATCGTTGACGTGCTTGTCCAACGCCGGTATTTCGAGGAAACCACTTTGACTGTTAACAATATTAACGCGGCTTTGCAGGCGCTGCTTCATCATATCCAGGGCGCTGTTGATGCGGCTGCGTTCTTCTTTCTCATGCCGGTATATCGCCGACATCGCCAACGAAAATATAATGATTTCAAATACCGATCCGATTTCC
It encodes:
- a CDS encoding HNH endonuclease, with translation MLTHTRILRLNKAGVPLQWLNREEAATLIVKGLVIWSLGDTTIVIRGGINNQGLRSLLSIPTIIATNGDVHYNDHHVPAVCNRLLFRRDRNICMYCGDQFGVEKLTRDHIIPRSRGGQESWTNLVAACRRCNQRKGNHTPEEANMPLLAVPFKPNKMEYLALANRNILADQMSFLSSGFSKHMRMNA